Proteins encoded by one window of Halococcus salifodinae DSM 8989:
- a CDS encoding TrmB family transcriptional regulator: MASLRDLGLSEYEARVYRALLDTGPTTAKELSRASEVPMGRIYDVLASIETHGLVRAQTASRPKKYVAVEPDTALSRLLEDRQRELDAKADQYEEIVDDLIGELDATDQSSETFWTAAVGPADTADLLVERLATADESVVMVASALSRQFDVDSVGDRITAELDAAVERGVEVSLLMRPDLVSALPETVGERYLDRLAPNERFATRTSDAVERTFTVIDGVETCIEVPHPLDSSESFAMIDFQDPAFATEILEEFTPRWEQAEPLALGDR; the protein is encoded by the coding sequence ATGGCGAGTCTCAGGGATCTCGGTCTCTCGGAGTACGAGGCGCGGGTCTACCGGGCGCTGCTCGACACCGGGCCGACGACCGCGAAGGAGCTCTCGCGCGCGAGCGAGGTCCCGATGGGCCGGATCTACGATGTCCTGGCGAGCATCGAAACTCACGGACTGGTGCGCGCCCAGACCGCGAGCCGCCCCAAGAAGTACGTCGCGGTCGAGCCCGACACCGCGCTCTCGCGGCTGCTGGAGGACCGCCAGCGCGAGCTCGACGCCAAGGCCGACCAGTACGAGGAGATCGTCGACGACCTGATCGGCGAGCTCGACGCGACCGACCAGTCCAGCGAGACGTTCTGGACGGCGGCGGTCGGGCCGGCCGACACCGCTGACCTCCTCGTCGAGCGGCTCGCGACAGCCGACGAGAGCGTGGTCATGGTGGCCTCGGCGCTCTCCAGGCAGTTCGACGTCGATTCGGTCGGCGACCGGATCACCGCGGAGCTCGATGCGGCAGTCGAGCGCGGCGTCGAGGTATCGTTGCTGATGCGCCCGGACCTCGTGTCGGCGTTGCCCGAGACCGTCGGCGAGCGCTATCTCGACCGACTTGCGCCGAACGAGCGATTTGCCACCCGGACCAGCGACGCGGTCGAGCGGACGTTCACGGTGATCGACGGGGTCGAGACCTGTATCGAGGTCCCTCACCCGCTCGACAGTAGCGAGTCGTTCGCGATGATCGATTTCCAGGACCCGGCGTTCGCGACGGAAATCTTAGAGGAGTTCACCCCGCGGTGGGAGCAAGCCGAGCCGCTCGCGCTCGGGGACAGATAG
- the mptA gene encoding GTP cyclohydrolase MptA: MSQQLPDVQAAQPDVTVGLNQVGVTGVEKLVELDRPDDRPIVLMAEFEVFVDLPSWRKGADMSRNMEVVDETLEAAVAEPAYRVEDVCGDAAERLLEKHEYTTEATVEMEAELVTRERTPATDRPTQGTATIIAGACATEEGTTEEIGTRVTGMTVCPCSQGMSNSRARETLADLGVDDETTEEFLDRVPQAGHSQRGHATLRVESDGAPEADLSDLIDVARDSMSARIYNLAKRPDEDYMTEHAHANAKFVEDCVRDMAEGVVREFPDLPDDAVVTMKQSNDESIHQHNAHAERVAQVSTLREELDDTDTPADD; encoded by the coding sequence ATGAGTCAGCAGCTGCCGGATGTCCAGGCCGCCCAGCCCGACGTCACCGTCGGCCTCAATCAGGTCGGCGTCACCGGGGTCGAGAAGCTCGTCGAACTCGATCGGCCCGACGACCGCCCGATCGTCCTGATGGCGGAGTTCGAGGTGTTCGTCGATCTCCCCTCGTGGCGCAAGGGCGCGGACATGAGCCGGAACATGGAGGTCGTCGACGAGACCTTAGAAGCCGCGGTCGCGGAGCCGGCCTACCGAGTGGAAGACGTCTGTGGCGACGCCGCCGAGCGCCTCCTCGAAAAACACGAGTACACCACCGAAGCCACCGTCGAGATGGAGGCCGAACTCGTCACGCGCGAGCGCACCCCCGCGACCGACCGCCCCACCCAAGGAACCGCAACCATCATCGCCGGAGCCTGTGCGACCGAGGAGGGCACCACCGAGGAGATCGGCACTCGCGTGACCGGGATGACGGTCTGTCCGTGTTCACAGGGGATGTCGAACTCGCGCGCCCGCGAAACCCTCGCCGACCTCGGCGTCGACGACGAAACCACGGAAGAGTTCCTCGATCGCGTGCCTCAGGCGGGCCACTCCCAGCGCGGCCACGCGACGCTCAGGGTCGAAAGCGACGGCGCACCCGAGGCCGACCTCTCCGATCTGATCGACGTCGCGCGCGATTCGATGAGCGCACGGATCTACAACCTCGCCAAGCGGCCCGACGAGGACTACATGACCGAGCACGCCCACGCGAACGCGAAGTTCGTCGAGGACTGCGTTCGCGACATGGCCGAAGGTGTGGTCCGGGAGTTCCCCGACCTCCCCGACGACGCGGTCGTGACGATGAAACAGTCGAACGACGAGTCGATCCATCAGCACAACGCTCACGCCGAACGGGTCGCCCAAGTGAGCACCCTCCGCGAGGAACTCGACGACACGGACACCCCGGCAGACGACTGA
- a CDS encoding NAD(+)/NADH kinase, with protein sequence MRVGIVARRGNERAASLASDVRERLRKDGVEVRLDEATADALGHAGHPVDRMSECDLVVSIGGDGTLLFAARGADEAPVMGVNLGEVGFLNATPPEEAVATVEREVERIETDGQPRTRTVPRLRATTDGRTLPPALNEVVVQGRRGPGGGADVAVEIDGASYLEGHADGVLVATPTGSTAYNLSEGGPLVHPDVDALVVTAMCGTETMPPLVVDADEVVVRVTNAPEAVVVGDGRTRETITPPAEVTIDLAPEPLRIAGPPLEFFSALDKLD encoded by the coding sequence ATGAGAGTCGGGATCGTCGCGCGGCGAGGCAACGAACGCGCAGCCTCGCTCGCCAGCGACGTCCGCGAGCGCCTCCGCAAGGATGGCGTCGAAGTCCGACTCGACGAGGCGACCGCCGACGCGCTCGGTCACGCTGGCCACCCGGTCGATCGAATGAGCGAGTGTGACCTCGTGGTCTCGATCGGCGGCGACGGCACCCTCCTCTTCGCCGCGCGCGGCGCTGACGAGGCCCCCGTGATGGGGGTGAACCTCGGCGAGGTCGGCTTCCTGAACGCCACCCCACCCGAGGAAGCGGTGGCGACGGTCGAACGCGAGGTCGAGCGCATCGAGACCGACGGTCAGCCCCGCACACGCACCGTGCCGCGGCTCCGTGCGACCACCGACGGCCGAACGCTCCCGCCCGCGCTCAACGAAGTCGTGGTCCAGGGCCGGCGCGGGCCTGGCGGGGGGGCCGACGTCGCGGTCGAGATCGACGGTGCGTCGTATCTCGAGGGCCACGCCGACGGCGTGCTCGTCGCCACCCCGACCGGCTCGACCGCGTACAACCTGAGCGAGGGCGGCCCGCTGGTCCATCCCGACGTCGATGCGCTCGTCGTCACCGCGATGTGCGGGACCGAGACGATGCCCCCGCTGGTCGTCGACGCCGACGAGGTCGTCGTCCGAGTGACGAACGCGCCCGAGGCTGTCGTCGTGGGCGACGGCCGGACCCGCGAGACGATCACGCCGCCCGCCGAGGTCACCATCGACCTCGCTCCCGAACCACTGCGGATCGCGGGCCCGCCACTCGAATTTTTCAGCGCACTCGACAAACTCGACTGA
- a CDS encoding universal stress protein yields the protein MAKRVLVPIDGSDGAWDALEHAVTEHPDAHLTLLYVINPVGAGAGGQVGDVGYAEEWYETAERRAEELFDVAADRLDGHAFDSEIVVGRPSRAIVEFADEHPIDAIVMGSHGREGVSRILLGSVAETTVRRSPVPVTVVR from the coding sequence ATGGCGAAACGCGTGTTGGTGCCGATCGACGGCTCGGACGGAGCGTGGGATGCACTGGAGCACGCCGTCACGGAACACCCGGACGCACACCTCACGCTGCTGTACGTCATCAACCCTGTCGGAGCGGGCGCAGGTGGCCAGGTCGGCGACGTCGGCTACGCCGAGGAGTGGTACGAGACCGCCGAACGTCGCGCCGAGGAGCTGTTCGACGTCGCCGCCGATCGTCTCGATGGTCATGCGTTCGACAGCGAGATCGTGGTCGGTCGCCCCTCTCGGGCGATCGTGGAGTTCGCCGACGAGCACCCGATCGACGCCATCGTGATGGGCAGCCACGGCCGCGAGGGTGTCTCGCGCATCCTGCTCGGCAGCGTCGCCGAAACCACCGTCCGGCGCTCGCCGGTGCCGGTGACTGTCGTCCGGTGA
- a CDS encoding DUF7113 family protein produces the protein MLLICGRAGGTDLTGTLYERGEDAPSFSGAPDEDAPYVWVCDSFYEVESGGQRQMVGGETVNVAFESPVAHGFETRERAVDGAHEHLRTQFARIGVAEADVEIEVVERDPDTHDEPIL, from the coding sequence ATGCTTCTGATCTGCGGACGGGCCGGCGGAACCGATCTGACCGGGACGCTCTACGAGCGCGGTGAGGACGCTCCCTCCTTCAGCGGTGCGCCCGACGAGGACGCGCCCTACGTCTGGGTCTGTGACTCCTTCTACGAGGTCGAGAGCGGCGGCCAGCGCCAGATGGTTGGCGGCGAAACGGTGAACGTCGCCTTCGAATCGCCGGTGGCCCACGGGTTCGAGACCCGCGAGCGCGCGGTCGACGGCGCACACGAGCATCTCCGGACCCAGTTCGCCCGGATCGGTGTCGCCGAGGCCGACGTCGAGATCGAAGTCGTCGAGCGCGACCCCGACACCCACGACGAACCGATCCTCTGA
- the gpmI gene encoding 2,3-bisphosphoglycerate-independent phosphoglycerate mutase, whose amino-acid sequence MRAALVVLDGWGIGDHDRLDAIRAADTPTMDRLADEGATGTLDTSGRSVGLPDGQMGNSEVGHLTIGAGRVIDQQYTRITRAVEAGELPTNDAIESAFAHAETNGGRVHFMGLVSDGGVHSDQRHLHALIEAAADRGVDAVTHAFTDGRDTPPKSGAGYLADLEATIDEHGTGDVATVTGRYYAMDRDKNWERTRRAYDAIVERDADHTAGTAVAAVEDSYDRGETDEFVEPTTIEGEAQSASRTTSESERRSREQGGPALGDGDSVVFFNFRADRARQLVRMLTDTRPEWGSALDQPAIELVTMTEYDETFDFLVAFEPHEPTDSLGETLAANGLTQLRIAESEKYPHVTYFLNGGREVEFDGEIREIVDSPDVPTYDHQPAMSAEAVTDTAIGVIETDDPDVMVLNYANPDMVGHTGDFDAAVAACEAVDTQLERLVATCREAGAHVLVTADHGNADDMGTPGDPDTAHTLNPVPLVYLTPDDASSEDRRVRPDGKLSDIAPTLLSLLGIEVPQVMTGETLIVDE is encoded by the coding sequence ATGCGAGCGGCGCTCGTCGTGCTCGACGGCTGGGGGATCGGCGACCACGATCGGCTCGACGCGATCCGAGCGGCCGACACGCCAACGATGGATCGCCTCGCCGACGAGGGAGCGACAGGCACTCTCGACACCTCGGGGCGGTCGGTCGGCCTCCCCGACGGCCAGATGGGCAACAGCGAGGTCGGCCACCTCACCATCGGCGCAGGGCGAGTGATCGATCAGCAGTACACCCGGATCACGCGGGCGGTCGAGGCGGGCGAGCTCCCGACGAACGACGCCATCGAGTCGGCGTTCGCCCACGCCGAGACGAACGGCGGCCGAGTCCATTTCATGGGTCTGGTGAGCGACGGCGGCGTGCACTCCGACCAGCGCCACCTCCACGCGCTGATCGAGGCTGCCGCCGACCGCGGCGTCGACGCGGTCACCCACGCGTTCACCGACGGCCGGGACACACCCCCCAAGAGCGGCGCGGGCTACCTCGCGGACCTCGAAGCCACGATCGACGAGCACGGCACCGGCGACGTGGCGACCGTCACTGGTCGGTACTACGCGATGGACAGGGACAAAAACTGGGAGCGTACTCGCCGGGCCTACGACGCGATCGTGGAACGCGACGCCGACCACACGGCCGGAACGGCGGTCGCGGCGGTCGAAGATTCGTACGACCGCGGCGAGACCGACGAGTTCGTCGAGCCGACGACGATCGAGGGCGAGGCGCAAAGCGCCTCTCGAACGACCTCGGAGAGCGAACGGCGGAGCCGTGAGCAGGGCGGACCGGCGCTCGGCGACGGCGACTCGGTCGTGTTCTTCAATTTTCGGGCCGACCGCGCGCGCCAGCTCGTCCGGATGCTGACTGACACTCGTCCCGAGTGGGGGTCCGCTCTCGACCAGCCCGCGATCGAACTGGTGACGATGACCGAGTACGACGAGACCTTCGATTTTCTTGTGGCGTTCGAGCCTCACGAGCCCACGGACAGCCTCGGCGAGACCCTCGCCGCCAACGGGTTGACACAGCTCCGGATCGCGGAATCCGAGAAGTATCCTCACGTCACCTACTTCCTCAATGGGGGACGCGAGGTGGAGTTCGACGGCGAAATCCGAGAGATCGTCGACAGCCCGGACGTGCCGACCTACGACCACCAGCCGGCAATGAGCGCCGAAGCGGTGACCGACACGGCCATCGGAGTGATCGAGACGGACGATCCCGACGTGATGGTTCTCAACTACGCGAACCCCGACATGGTCGGTCACACCGGCGACTTCGACGCGGCGGTTGCCGCGTGCGAGGCCGTCGACACCCAGCTAGAACGCCTTGTCGCGACCTGCCGCGAGGCGGGTGCTCACGTCCTCGTGACCGCAGATCACGGCAACGCCGACGACATGGGCACGCCAGGCGACCCCGACACGGCGCACACGCTGAACCCCGTGCCGCTGGTTTACCTCACGCCCGACGACGCATCGTCGGAAGACCGACGTGTGCGCCCCGACGGGAAACTCTCCGACATCGCGCCGACGCTCCTCTCGCTGCTTGGCATCGAGGTACCCCAGGTGATGACCGGCGAGACGCTGATCGTGGATGAATAG
- a CDS encoding aconitate hydratase yields MSGTVAEQLIDDHLVEGEMEPGEEIALEIDQTLTQDATGTVVMLELEAMDVERTETELSAQYVDHNLIQEDNKNPDDHLFLESACEKWGVWYSAAGNGVSHPVHQQRFGVPGKTLLGSDSHTPAAGAMGMLAIGSGGLDIAMAMAGEPYHVAMPEVWGIELTGELPDWCSAKDVILEMLRRHDVDGGVGRVIEYHGPGLETLTAMDRHVIANMGTELGATSTVFPADDAVKQFLAQQGREDEFRELHADDDAEYHVTETIALDEIEPLIAKPSSPGNVVPVTEVAGDDLYQAYIGSSANPGLRDFAVPAMMVAGERVPPAVSFDVNPTSRQLLQNLTEMRYLGDLYASGARVHQAGCNGCIGMGQAPATGRNSLRTVPRNFPGRTGTREDSVFLCSPETATASALSGEITDPRTLEDTHDMTYPEWSEPEAVIVDEASLSPPPEQPGGDLEKGPNVKSLPTFEAVPDSLAGPVLMKVGDDISTDEIMPAGSDVLPYRSNIPKISEWVFDQVEQGFYQRAEAQGAPWLAVGGSNYGQGSSREHAALAPYHLGMRAALAVSYARIHWQNLVNFGIVPLEFVDRDDYDAIEQGDTLELPSVREELQNGSDVTVRNATRDTTFTAEHTLSPRQVEVVLQGGMIEDYKN; encoded by the coding sequence ATGTCCGGAACCGTCGCGGAGCAACTCATCGACGACCACCTCGTCGAAGGGGAGATGGAACCAGGCGAGGAGATCGCCCTCGAGATCGACCAGACGCTGACACAGGACGCCACCGGCACGGTGGTGATGCTCGAGCTCGAAGCCATGGACGTCGAGCGGACCGAGACCGAACTCTCGGCCCAGTACGTGGATCACAACCTGATCCAGGAGGACAACAAGAACCCCGACGACCATCTCTTCCTCGAAAGCGCCTGCGAGAAGTGGGGCGTCTGGTACTCCGCCGCCGGCAACGGCGTCTCCCATCCCGTCCACCAGCAGCGATTTGGAGTACCTGGAAAGACGCTGCTCGGCTCGGACTCGCACACGCCGGCCGCGGGCGCGATGGGAATGCTGGCGATCGGCTCCGGAGGGCTGGACATCGCGATGGCGATGGCCGGCGAACCCTACCACGTGGCGATGCCCGAGGTGTGGGGCATCGAACTGACTGGCGAACTCCCCGACTGGTGCAGCGCGAAGGACGTGATCCTCGAGATGCTGCGTCGCCACGACGTCGACGGCGGCGTCGGCCGCGTGATCGAGTATCACGGACCCGGACTAGAGACCCTGACCGCGATGGACCGGCACGTGATCGCCAACATGGGAACCGAACTCGGAGCCACTTCGACTGTGTTCCCCGCCGACGACGCCGTGAAGCAGTTCCTCGCCCAGCAGGGTCGAGAGGACGAGTTCCGTGAACTGCACGCCGACGACGACGCCGAGTACCACGTCACCGAGACCATCGCACTCGACGAGATCGAGCCGCTGATCGCCAAACCCTCTAGTCCAGGCAACGTCGTCCCGGTGACCGAGGTGGCTGGCGACGATCTCTACCAGGCCTACATCGGCTCCAGTGCGAACCCCGGTCTTCGGGATTTCGCGGTGCCGGCGATGATGGTCGCGGGCGAGCGCGTCCCGCCCGCGGTGAGCTTCGACGTGAACCCCACTTCCCGGCAGCTGCTCCAGAACCTGACCGAGATGAGATATTTGGGAGATCTGTACGCCAGCGGCGCGCGTGTCCACCAGGCCGGCTGCAACGGCTGCATCGGGATGGGTCAGGCCCCCGCCACCGGCAGAAACAGCCTGCGAACCGTCCCCCGGAACTTCCCCGGGCGCACCGGCACCCGCGAGGACAGCGTGTTCCTCTGTAGCCCGGAGACCGCGACCGCGAGCGCTCTCAGTGGTGAAATCACGGACCCGCGCACGCTCGAAGACACCCACGACATGACCTACCCCGAGTGGTCCGAACCCGAGGCGGTCATCGTGGACGAGGCGTCGCTGAGCCCGCCGCCCGAACAGCCCGGTGGCGACCTCGAAAAGGGGCCGAACGTCAAATCGCTGCCTACATTCGAGGCGGTTCCCGACTCGCTCGCTGGCCCGGTGTTGATGAAAGTCGGCGACGACATCTCGACCGACGAGATCATGCCCGCCGGATCGGATGTGCTTCCCTACCGATCAAACATCCCGAAGATCAGCGAGTGGGTGTTCGATCAGGTGGAGCAGGGGTTCTACCAGCGCGCCGAAGCCCAGGGCGCGCCGTGGCTGGCCGTCGGCGGGTCGAACTACGGCCAGGGGAGTTCGCGCGAGCACGCCGCCCTCGCGCCCTACCACCTCGGAATGCGGGCCGCGCTAGCCGTGAGCTACGCCCGCATTCACTGGCAGAACCTCGTGAACTTCGGGATCGTTCCCCTGGAGTTCGTCGACCGTGACGACTACGACGCCATCGAGCAGGGCGACACCCTCGAACTCCCCAGCGTCCGCGAGGAGCTACAGAACGGCTCCGACGTCACCGTGCGCAACGCTACGCGGGACACCACGTTCACGGCCGAACACACGCTGAGCCCGCGCCAGGTCGAAGTCGTGCTCCAAGGCGGGATGATCGAGGACTACAAGAACTGA
- the gfo6 gene encoding D-xylose 1-dehydrogenase Gfo6, with product MALDGYFEGFTRRDWQTIDEGQVEIAVIGLGGFARERALPAIRDAEFCEVTVLVSGSPEKAADLATSFGVERVLDYEAFRDGEASDAYDAVYVATPPAFHEEYATTAADRGKHVLCEKPLAVDHAAAERIVAACADAGVVCMTAYRLRTEPAVRRMRELIADGAIGDPVQVHGGFSARLLDDMSADTWRLDPDVAGGGALMDLGVYPLNTTRFLLDADPTSVVAETHSGEAPFDRVDEHVALQLTFPGGVTASCTASFDAHPDSRLQVLGTDGQVLITDPFGGDVSQEIVVERGDTHTRYAGPSVDEVREEFDYFAHCVLTGEDCETDGEDGLTDLRIIEAAYESAEIGERVEL from the coding sequence ATGGCTCTCGACGGCTACTTCGAGGGGTTCACGAGGCGCGACTGGCAGACGATCGACGAGGGGCAAGTCGAAATCGCCGTGATCGGTCTCGGTGGGTTCGCCCGCGAGCGCGCCCTGCCTGCGATCCGCGACGCGGAGTTCTGCGAGGTCACCGTCCTCGTGAGTGGGTCGCCCGAGAAGGCTGCGGACCTCGCCACGTCGTTCGGCGTCGAGCGGGTGCTTGACTACGAGGCGTTCCGCGACGGAGAGGCCAGCGACGCGTACGACGCGGTCTACGTCGCGACTCCGCCGGCGTTCCACGAGGAGTACGCGACGACCGCCGCCGACCGCGGCAAACACGTCCTCTGTGAGAAGCCCCTCGCCGTGGATCACGCGGCGGCCGAGCGCATCGTCGCGGCCTGTGCAGACGCCGGCGTGGTGTGTATGACAGCCTACCGGCTCCGAACCGAACCCGCGGTCAGGCGGATGCGCGAACTGATCGCCGACGGCGCGATCGGCGATCCAGTCCAGGTCCACGGCGGGTTCTCCGCACGGCTGCTCGACGACATGAGCGCCGACACGTGGCGGCTCGATCCCGACGTTGCGGGCGGCGGCGCGCTGATGGATCTGGGAGTGTACCCGCTCAACACCACCCGCTTCCTGCTCGATGCCGATCCCACGTCGGTGGTGGCCGAGACTCACTCCGGGGAAGCACCGTTCGACCGCGTGGACGAGCATGTCGCCCTCCAACTCACCTTCCCAGGTGGCGTGACTGCCTCGTGTACGGCGAGTTTCGACGCCCACCCCGACAGCCGTCTCCAGGTGCTCGGCACCGACGGCCAAGTGCTCATCACCGACCCTTTCGGCGGCGACGTCTCCCAGGAGATCGTGGTCGAGCGCGGCGACACTCACACCCGCTACGCCGGCCCGTCGGTCGACGAGGTCCGCGAGGAGTTCGATTACTTCGCGCACTGCGTGCTCACCGGCGAGGACTGTGAGACCGACGGCGAGGACGGACTCACCGATCTCCGCATCATCGAAGCGGCCTACGAATCCGCTGAGATCGGCGAGCGCGTCGAACTGTAA
- the nadC gene encoding carboxylating nicotinate-nucleotide diphosphorylase gives MPVARSQVERWLHEDLGHHDVTNEVPGETTGRLVAKESGVAAGLEAAVAVFDHLGVGVETHADPGDRIESGDTVLTADGAAREVLRGERVAVNVAGHASGVATRTREAVDAAREVSDGVRIAGTRKTTPGLRGVEKRAIVAGGGDTHRLDLSHMVMVKDNHVAEMGLEDAVSHFRERASFATKIEVEVERPAEGRRAAEAGADIVLFDNLAPAAVSEGVEALPAGVLAEASGGITLDTVPEYAATGVDVISLGSLTHSAPAFDYSFRTG, from the coding sequence ATGCCGGTCGCCCGTAGCCAGGTCGAGCGGTGGCTTCACGAGGACCTCGGCCACCACGACGTGACCAACGAGGTGCCGGGCGAGACGACGGGACGACTGGTCGCGAAGGAGTCGGGCGTCGCGGCCGGACTGGAGGCCGCCGTCGCGGTCTTCGACCATCTCGGGGTCGGGGTCGAGACGCACGCCGATCCGGGCGATCGGATCGAGTCGGGCGACACGGTTCTGACCGCCGACGGTGCGGCGCGCGAAGTTCTCCGTGGCGAGCGCGTTGCGGTCAACGTCGCGGGCCACGCCTCCGGGGTCGCCACTCGAACCCGGGAGGCCGTCGACGCCGCCCGCGAGGTGAGCGACGGGGTGCGGATCGCGGGGACGCGCAAGACCACGCCCGGTCTCCGCGGCGTCGAAAAGCGCGCGATCGTCGCTGGCGGCGGCGACACCCACCGGCTCGATCTCTCGCATATGGTGATGGTGAAGGACAACCACGTCGCGGAGATGGGGCTCGAAGACGCCGTTTCGCACTTCCGGGAGCGTGCCTCCTTCGCCACGAAGATCGAAGTCGAAGTCGAGCGCCCCGCCGAGGGCCGGCGGGCCGCCGAAGCGGGTGCGGACATCGTGCTGTTCGACAACCTCGCGCCCGCGGCGGTTTCGGAGGGCGTCGAGGCGCTGCCTGCGGGCGTGCTCGCGGAGGCGAGCGGCGGGATCACGCTCGACACCGTTCCCGAATACGCCGCCACCGGCGTCGACGTGATCTCGTTGGGCTCGCTCACCCATTCGGCCCCGGCATTCGATTACTCCTTCCGGACGGGGTGA